One Microbacterium sp. W4I20 DNA window includes the following coding sequences:
- a CDS encoding alpha-hydroxy acid oxidase — protein MVQRQVPNPRELLELMQFKKPELDGRKRRLDAALTIDDLRKIAKRRTPKAAFDYTDGAAEGELSLTRARQAFQDVEFHPGILRPAPTIDTSVDILGGPSALPFGIAPTGFTRLMQTEGEVAGAGAAAAAGIPFTLSTLGTTSIEGVKKANPHGRNWFQLYVMRDREISYELARRAATAGFDTLQFTVDTPVAGARLRDKRNGFSIPPQLTLGTIINAIPRPWWWFDFLTTPKLEFASLSTTGGTVGELLDAAMDPTIGYDDLAVIRDLWPGKIVIKGVQTVEDSLRLRDEGVDGIVLSNHGGRQLDRAPIPFHLLPEVRKAVGDDFTVMIDTGIMNGADIVAAVALGADFTLIGRAYLYGLMAGGRQGVDRTIAILRSEIERTMRLLGVASLAELEPGHVTQLARLVPVTRAASEVVPR, from the coding sequence ATGGTCCAGCGCCAGGTTCCGAACCCCCGCGAGCTGCTCGAGCTCATGCAGTTCAAGAAGCCCGAACTCGACGGCCGCAAGCGCCGCCTCGATGCGGCCCTCACGATCGACGATCTGCGGAAGATCGCGAAGCGCCGCACCCCGAAGGCCGCCTTCGATTACACAGACGGCGCGGCGGAGGGCGAGCTCTCCCTCACCCGCGCGCGTCAGGCGTTCCAGGACGTCGAGTTCCACCCCGGCATCCTGCGGCCGGCGCCGACCATCGACACGAGCGTCGACATCCTCGGTGGTCCGTCGGCGCTGCCGTTCGGCATCGCGCCCACCGGTTTCACCCGGCTCATGCAGACCGAGGGAGAGGTCGCGGGCGCGGGCGCTGCTGCTGCCGCCGGCATCCCCTTCACGCTCTCGACTCTCGGCACCACGTCGATCGAGGGTGTGAAGAAGGCGAATCCGCACGGGAGGAACTGGTTCCAGCTCTACGTGATGCGTGATCGCGAGATCTCGTACGAGCTCGCCCGCCGCGCCGCCACTGCCGGATTCGACACCCTGCAGTTCACGGTCGACACCCCCGTGGCAGGCGCCCGTCTGCGCGACAAGCGCAACGGGTTCAGCATCCCACCGCAGCTCACTCTGGGGACGATCATCAATGCCATCCCGCGGCCGTGGTGGTGGTTCGACTTCCTCACGACGCCGAAGCTCGAGTTCGCGTCGCTGAGCACCACCGGCGGTACGGTCGGGGAGTTGTTGGATGCCGCGATGGACCCGACGATCGGCTACGACGACCTCGCCGTGATCCGTGACCTGTGGCCCGGCAAGATCGTCATCAAGGGCGTGCAGACGGTCGAGGACTCCCTCCGGCTGCGCGACGAGGGCGTCGACGGCATCGTGCTGTCGAACCACGGCGGGCGCCAGCTCGATCGGGCTCCGATCCCGTTCCACCTGCTCCCCGAGGTGCGCAAGGCCGTCGGCGACGACTTCACCGTGATGATCGACACCGGCATCATGAACGGTGCCGATATCGTGGCCGCCGTCGCACTGGGCGCCGACTTCACCCTCATCGGCCGCGCGTACCTGTACGGGCTGATGGCCGGCGGGCGACAGGGGGTCGACCGCACGATCGCGATCCTGCGCAGCGAGATCGAACGCACGATGCGCCTGCTCGGGGTCGCCTCGCTGGCGGAGCTCGAACCGGGCCATGTCACGCAGCTCGCGCGGCTCGTGCCCGTCACGCGGGCGGCATCCGAGGTCGTCCCTCGCTGA